From Zavarzinella sp., one genomic window encodes:
- a CDS encoding aspartate-semialdehyde dehydrogenase produces MAVRLAVVGATGAVGELIRSVILEYQIPFESIIFLASARSAGKSIEWNGKTYHIEPISPEKFRDVNLVLSSTPSSVSKEFSPVAAAAGAIVVDNSSAWRMDPQVPLVVPEVNSHELANIPKRIIANPNCVAIPLTVALNPLRAIAPIQRVVVSTYQSSSGKGAKGLADFEAQVEPWAQNQPVPAPTSHKAQLAGNVITLDWTLDANGYTEEENKVIAETCKILNQPELKISPTCVRVPVKISHSISANVEFSTPVSAEKAKEILAAAPGVVLLDEWRGEFPQPLLATGSDATFVGRVRHDPGNPNALNLWIVADNLRKGAASNAVQIAKKLIQMGLVG; encoded by the coding sequence TGGCAGTCCGATTGGCGGTGGTGGGTGCAACTGGTGCAGTGGGTGAACTGATACGTTCCGTTATTCTGGAATACCAGATTCCATTTGAATCGATCATATTTCTTGCTTCTGCTCGAAGTGCAGGTAAATCGATCGAATGGAATGGCAAAACATATCATATCGAACCGATTTCACCAGAAAAGTTTCGCGATGTCAATCTGGTACTTTCCAGCACCCCCAGTTCGGTCAGCAAAGAATTCAGCCCTGTTGCTGCCGCCGCAGGCGCAATTGTTGTCGATAATTCTTCTGCCTGGCGCATGGATCCCCAGGTGCCATTGGTGGTGCCTGAAGTAAACTCCCACGAACTCGCAAATATCCCAAAGCGAATTATTGCTAACCCGAACTGCGTTGCAATTCCACTGACGGTTGCCTTAAATCCGCTGCGAGCGATCGCTCCAATCCAACGGGTGGTAGTTTCTACTTATCAGTCTTCTTCCGGGAAAGGTGCGAAAGGTTTGGCTGATTTTGAAGCTCAAGTGGAACCATGGGCTCAAAACCAGCCAGTGCCGGCTCCCACGTCTCATAAAGCACAATTAGCGGGCAATGTGATTACCTTGGATTGGACTTTGGATGCCAATGGATATACCGAAGAGGAAAACAAGGTCATCGCAGAAACCTGTAAGATCCTAAATCAACCCGAACTGAAAATCTCACCTACCTGCGTGCGGGTGCCGGTGAAAATCAGCCACAGTATTTCTGCCAATGTTGAATTTTCTACTCCTGTCTCAGCGGAAAAAGCGAAGGAAATTTTGGCTGCTGCCCCAGGTGTGGTGCTGTTGGATGAATGGCGGGGCGAATTTCCTCAACCACTTCTGGCAACCGGAAGTGATGCCACATTTGTGGGCCGGGTGCGACATGACCCAGGCAATCCCAATGCACTGAATCTCTGGATCGTAGCCGATAATCTGCGGAAAGGTGCTGCCAGCAATGCTGTGCAGATTGCCAAAAAACTCATTCAGATGGGCCTTGTGGGCTGA
- a CDS encoding PDZ domain-containing protein has protein sequence MKKIILMVLMAGWTTALFAQSDGPPITVKSNDKFIDLFRTVVKDPSVSVYRLQVDDKNVALATAVTKDGYLVTKASELGDAVKLNVISAKGEKLTGLVTAKDEIYDLALIKIKAKDIVPIQFAKSEVGLVGNWVAAVSNGDKPAGVGVISVATRDLPPPYGMRRTPTANSGFLGIQLNVEAPNAQISSVTPDSAAAKAGLLANDVILKVDATKITNGESLINTLLGTKAGQTIELTIERETKVLVLKATLGARPKELLPKGKSRGDIQNSMGSKLSERRNGFPIILQHDIVIAPEDCGGPLVDLDGNVLGINIARAGRTESYAIPSETVQKLLPDMIKSSQTTYVNEAVAEAQAAVKAAENALKDAESARTAAMEKLKSAQNSLEEAMKLKASLPSGEKQPTEDGPTPRLVPKK, from the coding sequence ATGAAAAAAATCATCCTCATGGTGCTGATGGCTGGTTGGACAACCGCCTTATTTGCACAGTCCGATGGCCCACCAATTACGGTCAAATCGAACGATAAATTCATCGACCTTTTTCGGACCGTCGTCAAAGATCCATCTGTTTCCGTTTATCGTCTGCAGGTTGATGACAAAAATGTTGCCCTGGCAACTGCGGTAACCAAAGATGGTTATCTGGTTACCAAAGCCAGCGAACTTGGCGATGCGGTTAAATTAAATGTGATATCTGCCAAAGGTGAAAAACTTACCGGCCTGGTTACTGCCAAAGATGAAATTTATGACTTAGCATTAATCAAAATCAAAGCAAAAGACATTGTTCCCATTCAATTTGCCAAAAGTGAAGTGGGCCTGGTAGGCAATTGGGTTGCAGCTGTCAGTAATGGCGATAAACCGGCTGGCGTGGGTGTCATCAGCGTTGCCACCAGAGATCTACCCCCACCTTATGGGATGCGACGGACACCTACTGCAAACAGTGGTTTTCTGGGAATTCAGCTTAATGTTGAGGCACCGAATGCTCAAATTTCGAGCGTTACTCCTGATTCTGCCGCCGCCAAAGCGGGATTATTAGCTAACGACGTGATTTTGAAAGTAGATGCCACAAAAATTACCAATGGTGAGAGCCTTATTAATACGCTGCTCGGCACCAAAGCAGGGCAAACCATCGAGTTGACCATCGAACGCGAAACCAAAGTGCTGGTGTTGAAAGCAACCTTGGGTGCTCGACCTAAAGAATTGCTGCCGAAAGGGAAAAGCCGGGGTGATATCCAAAATTCAATGGGTAGCAAACTGAGTGAACGTCGAAATGGCTTTCCAATCATTCTGCAACACGACATTGTGATTGCTCCCGAAGATTGTGGTGGTCCGTTGGTAGATCTCGATGGCAACGTACTTGGAATCAACATCGCACGTGCCGGCAGGACGGAATCGTATGCCATTCCTTCTGAAACAGTGCAGAAATTGTTGCCTGATATGATCAAATCGAGTCAAACCACCTACGTAAACGAGGCTGTGGCTGAAGCTCAGGCAGCGGTAAAGGCAGCAGAAAATGCATTAAAAGATGCCGAATCTGCCCGCACTGCAGCCATGGAGAAATTAAAATCTGCTCAGAACTCGCTGGAAGAAGCGATGAAATTGAAAGCCAGTTTACCTTCAGGTGAAAAACAACCTACAGAAGATGGCCCGACACCCCGTCTCGTTCCAAAGAAGTAG
- the truA gene encoding tRNA pseudouridine(38-40) synthase TruA, with amino-acid sequence MHKYKLSISYDGTDFHGWQSQPDHRTVQDQLETAITKLLGHRPHMVGSGRTDAGVHALGQVAHFQTSLKLLPEVVLKVFRFNLPDDVVVWDCVEVPLSFHAIKDAVSKRYRYVIQDGDIRNPFTRNHCTRVRTVLDIELMRKALKAILGTHDFRCFETNWPNRTSSVRTIIDVAVERVNNLVHIEVEADGFLYNMVRAIAGTLIRIGRKFWPVNAMEEIVISMDRNKAGPTAPATGLFLLYVKYPEQNLETVSQSLI; translated from the coding sequence ATGCATAAATACAAGTTATCAATCAGCTACGATGGCACAGATTTTCATGGTTGGCAGTCACAGCCAGATCACCGAACGGTTCAGGATCAATTAGAAACGGCGATAACTAAATTACTCGGCCACCGCCCCCACATGGTAGGAAGCGGGCGAACTGATGCAGGAGTGCATGCCCTTGGTCAAGTGGCGCATTTTCAGACATCCCTTAAACTATTGCCTGAGGTCGTCTTAAAAGTATTCCGGTTTAACTTGCCGGACGATGTGGTTGTATGGGATTGTGTTGAAGTGCCGTTGAGTTTTCACGCAATCAAGGATGCAGTATCGAAGCGTTACCGATATGTCATCCAGGATGGGGATATCCGCAACCCATTTACTCGCAATCACTGCACCCGCGTGCGTACTGTTCTTGATATTGAATTAATGAGAAAAGCATTAAAGGCGATCCTTGGCACGCACGATTTTCGTTGTTTTGAAACGAATTGGCCTAATCGTACCAGCAGCGTACGCACCATTATCGACGTGGCGGTGGAACGAGTTAATAATCTTGTACATATCGAGGTGGAAGCGGATGGCTTTCTCTATAACATGGTGCGTGCCATTGCAGGAACATTGATTCGAATTGGCAGAAAATTCTGGCCGGTGAACGCCATGGAAGAAATAGTCATCAGTATGGACCGAAATAAAGCGGGCCCCACAGCGCCAGCTACAGGATTATTTCTTCTGTATGTGAAATACCCGGAACAGAATTTGGAAACAGTTAGTCAGTCACTAATTTGA